GACTTGCCAGAATGGTTCTGTGCTTCTGATTACGCATTATTTCAACAAACCAGGATCCAATTCGACCATATTGTTACAGATTTAGAAAGGTTTATTAGCGATGATGCCTGGGCCTCCAAGGCAATTTTGAAACTGGTAGCAAATATATGGCAATGTGATGCGTCAGGCCTTTTGGCATTGACGTATGTTTCAATGGGAACCTACGGTTTGACCCGTAATTTTGAATCTCACACACTAAATATTCAACGTAACAATACGCTGATGTGCTCTAGTCTGCCGGAATTGATCCAGGCGTTTAAAGATATCGCCATAAAGTGTAGAGACGATCATAATGAGCTGAAACAAAAGACGACGTTGTTGTTCTACTCTAGCACCATATTATACTTCATCGTCAACGTTTGCATTGATTCACGACAGGAAAGGCCAGACTTAGTACAAAGAGCTATAAAAGTGATTGAGGAAGCAAAATTACTCCAATTTTTGACTCGATACATTGAACACTGGCGATGGAACAGCAGGCTTTCCATGAGAATCAGAAACATAATAAACTTATTATACAAACTATTAGTCCTTCAGTTTGGTGATAAGAAATTGCATAAAAGGACTAAAAAACGCATTTGTCAAATGCATGATATAAAAGACACCAATAATGGCAACACCAAGAAGTGTACGATTTCACCGCTGTATTATCAAGCATTTCGAGAGGATATCACCGCGCGATTTCCTAATTATATTACCCCCAAGGCTGGATTACCGGCTGATGTTGATAATTCGAACTCTTTATCTCAGTTTTTGGAGATTCCGAGATCGAAAGTTAGGAATCCTGTAAACCTTTCTTTGGCGGTTCCAGAACAGAATTTGGCTACGCCGGCACCTTCCCCACCTAGTTCACCTAGCATTATTCATTTGGGTCAAAGTTTGAAGCCTAAGAAATCGTTTCAAACCAATATGGCGTATCCTTGTCTGTATCCATCAGACGACGAAGATGGCGATGAcgatttcaatgaaagatttggcCCAGAACAAGCTAGTCAAGAAGCAGCAGTCCCGTATAGCATACAAGAGGCGTCAAAGATCTTGTCTGAGAATGTGGAGATCAAACTAGGCGTCAAACAACTATGGCATGAACGAAAATTATTCATGATGACGGAGCGTGGCTGGAAAGTGGATCATTCCAAGGATCCCTACAATTACTCCCAAATGGCCAATAGCGAGGGCGaacaagcaattgaaattaTGAGAAGGATAGAAACATATTACGAAGACTGTTTCTCGAGTTTTAACTCCCTGGTCTTTGTGCTTCTCCAAACAATGGAATCCAATTTGACAAATGTGGACTTCCGCACGGCAGATATGGCTGAGAAAGGTGAGATGAGTTCTCTGGCGCCTCGTCTTGAGATAACAAGAGCAAAAGAACTGtcgatgaaatcatcagCTGGGATAATTTATCTACTACTGAGATGGTTCAAACTAAACCACGTTCTAAAGTTCGAACATTTTGCCGTGTTACTCAACGACTCGCGTTATGTCCACATTTGCACCACCATCCTTTCCAAATATGCAGATAATTACGCCGACAAGATATACAACAGAATGATGTCCACCAATTACAGTCTATGGCAGCACTGCTCGACTTTCAACACCGCCTACCAGGCCTCCTACACCAAGGATGCTAGCGAGTACAACAAGATAATGCTATCGTCTTTTGCCTATATGCTTAAAATCTTGAGAAAAACTATAGGCAACAAGACCGAACGTCTGAAGGAACTACCTCTGTCAGTTGGGCttttgttcaagaaattctACCGCGTCTTTAACCTGGATATATACCATCCAATATTGCGTATTATCAAAGAGCTAACACCTTTCAAGAATAAGAGATGGAAGTCTGAGCACATGGAATTGATCTCAGGTGTGTTTCTCTACGAACGCCTCGAGCTGATCGACAACTGGGTCACTGGAAAAGACGTATCGGGGGAACTCTCTGATGCCTGCGGTCAAGAGATAGCCCTCCGTGCTTTGTTGCAGTTCTACAATTTTTTGCATTATGAAAAGGCTATGGAGGATCTTGGCTACAGTGAACGCACAAACTCTAACCAGTCTCTACTCAACAAGGAAGCTGAATATCTAGGTATGTGAGAAGAACATCCAACGATCTCCTATCAGTTTGGTAACACAAATTCATAAATACTCTGTCATATTGTCAATACTTAATGTTTGCGCCATAGGTCACGTGGATTGTTAGTATTTTGTTCGCTATCTAACGATGAGCACAAGTTTGACGCTAACCAGCGGTAAACAAACGCCTAACCGATAGGATTGAACCGCGGAGCGAGCTAACAGTCACTGGAGCGCTCTTGATGGACTTAGAGACTGTACTGCGTCCTGTAGTTGAAGGACTGGTGCCTCAGACTTTGCCAGAAAGCGCGGTGAACGCACTATGCTACGACTTGGGACGGTTATTGGCTTCACCTAGCAGATCTATCTCTCAATTGCAGGCTCTGCTAGATGCGTATGAATCTCAAGTACCCTGCAATGGTGAGAATGGATTGAAATGGCGGAAGCTGTTTAATATTGTTCAGCTGCTTTTGGGACTCGAAAGTTATGATGAGATGGCGCGGCATTTGGCGGCCTTCCATTCTATGATAGTGGATAATGTTATGGCCAAACCTGTTACGTCTTCTCCATTAAATGATATGGCTTTGAATATGAGAAGGTTGGAAACACACGATAGTTTGCTAAGTCCACTGCGACCAATGAGTCTTCAGGCAGAGTCATTTGAGAATCTTGACCGATTTTCGGATCGAAGATCGCTCATATCCTCCCCAAAGGGATACACGGGCCATAGAACTGTAACACTCAATTCACTGGCAGATCCGTATTTTTTAAAGATGGTTTcggaagatgaaattcttAAGCATGTCCCTTACACTTTATTAGCTACCACATCCGATTTTTTTCCCATAGAACAgaacaaaatcaaaatacCGACCAATGTTCCGAATACAGAGAGCGGTATGCTACATTTAATCTTCGAGGCGTCTTTGCTTTATCaggaattgaagaggaaagtCGATCAGTGCAAAAGAGGCGAAATTTCACCCatgaagaaagctcttgCGATACAGGTGGAaagaactttgagaaactaTACTGGATTTGTCAACTCTCTTTCAGcatatcatcaaactctAACGCTTAAATCAGTTTACTATGAAATTTACGACCACATTATCAAACTGAGGTTCTTCGATGGTTTTATCAGGAATTTCGACAAGACTTCTGGTGACTCTTATTTGATGATCTCTAGCTCACTTGCATTTCATGGAGACTTGCTGGTAAGGCGCTTATGTGTCGAGATATCTGAAAATCTACTATCCCTTTATGTTGAATAtctgatcaattggttgaCTTTGGCAAAATTAGACGCTACGTATGATGAATTCTTTATCG
This DNA window, taken from Torulaspora delbrueckii CBS 1146 chromosome 2, complete genome, encodes the following:
- the FAR11 gene encoding Far11p (similar to Saccharomyces cerevisiae FAR11 (YNL127W); ancestral locus Anc_2.143), with the protein product MMTENDRPELPIRSASLDNLRPKSSLRKKLKFIDDTSTKANGSVSVGSGLSRSAGDEGIHDLNYMLHNKLKIVDSVLNGQRTKRKTSGERDQDSFKSRSGFEGRISTVAFDDDNEEYQDNDELSFDNRQGNDEEEFVLGENVDGDEDDEDFTNVDEIDGPILAKAKEKTENRQDVDYNLPVDVEYQKSLDQRAAEIDNSSNFRPISKPRVEWLLNDFYSLSEDLPEWFCASDYALFQQTRIQFDHIVTDLERFISDDAWASKAILKLVANIWQCDASGLLALTYVSMGTYGLTRNFESHTLNIQRNNTLMCSSLPELIQAFKDIAIKCRDDHNELKQKTTLLFYSSTILYFIVNVCIDSRQERPDLVQRAIKVIEEAKLLQFLTRYIEHWRWNSRLSMRIRNIINLLYKLLVLQFGDKKLHKRTKKRICQMHDIKDTNNGNTKKCTISPLYYQAFREDITARFPNYITPKAGLPADVDNSNSLSQFLEIPRSKVRNPVNLSLAVPEQNLATPAPSPPSSPSIIHLGQSLKPKKSFQTNMAYPCLYPSDDEDGDDDFNERFGPEQASQEAAVPYSIQEASKILSENVEIKLGVKQLWHERKLFMMTERGWKVDHSKDPYNYSQMANSEGEQAIEIMRRIETYYEDCFSSFNSLVFVLLQTMESNLTNVDFRTADMAEKGEMSSLAPRLEITRAKELSMKSSAGIIYLLLRWFKLNHVLKFEHFAVLLNDSRYVHICTTILSKYADNYADKIYNRMMSTNYSLWQHCSTFNTAYQASYTKDASEYNKIMLSSFAYMLKILRKTIGNKTERLKELPLSVGLLFKKFYRVFNLDIYHPILRIIKELTPFKNKRWKSEHMELISGVFLYERLELIDNWVTGKDVSGELSDACGQEIALRALLQFYNFLHYEKAMEDLGYSERTNSNQSLLNKEAEYLGM